Genomic window (Tautonia rosea):
CCCGGGACGAAGGGATGAAGACCCTTCGCGAAGCTGCCATCTCCAAGGTCATCGAAGGGGTGACGACCGTCGAGGAGATGTACCGGGTGACGATCTGATCGGCCCCGTGTCTCCCCTTATATTGCCGACTCCCCCCTCGGCTGGACTGCCGGTCGGGGTCGGGTCATCATCGCCCGGCCCTCGACTCGACGGGTCCGTCGCCTTCGCCGCCCCGCTGGACCCGCCTCGTCTCATCCTCCCTCAATGCACAGAGCCTGCCCTTCATGGATCGTCATCAGACGTATGAAAACCCATTGATTTCCCGCTACGCGACGCGTCCGATGGCGGAGCTGTGGTCGTCGGACCGGAAGTTCTCGACCTGGCGGCGGCTCTGGGTGGCATTGGCGAGAGCTGAGCAAGGGCTCGGCCTGCCGATCAGCGACGCCCAGATCGCCGCGATGGAGGCGAAGGTCGACGCGATCGACTTCGACCTGGCCCGATCGTACGAGAAGAAACTCCGCCACGACGTGATGGCTCACGTCCACACCTTCGGCGACGCCGTGCCCGAGGCGAAGGGGATCATCCACCTGGGGGCCACCAGTTGTTACGTGACCGACAATACCGACGCGATCCTCTTGCGGGACGGCCTGGCGATGGTCCGCGACCGGCTCGTCGGGGCAATCGATGCCCTGGCCAGCTTCGCCGACCGCTGGAAGGATGAACCCTGTTTGGGGTACACCCACTATCAGCCGGCCCAGCTTGTGACTGTCGGCAAGCGGGCGACCTTGTGGTGCCAGGACCTGTTGATGGACCTGACCGAGGTCGAGCGGCGGATCGGCGACGTTCGGTTCCTGGGGGTCAAGGGGACGACCGGCACGCAGGCGAGCTTCCTTGACCTGTTCGACGGCGATCATGCAAAGGTCGAGGAGCTGGACCGCCGGGTGGCCGCCGCGTTCGGGTTCAAGGGGTCGTTCCCGGTCACGGGGCAGACGTACCCGAGGAAGCTCGACTCGCTGGTCGTCTCGGCCCTGGTCGCCCTGGCCGAGAGTGCCCATCGGTTCGGCAACGACCTGCGGCTCTTGGCCCACGAGAAGGAGCTTGAGGAGCCGTTCGAGGCGAACCAGATCGGCTCGTCGGCGATGGCCTACAAGCGGAACCCGATGCGGGCCGAGCGGATGTGCTCGATCGCCCGCTTCCTGATGGCCCAGCAGGCCGCCGTCAGCCAGACCGCCGCAACCCAGTGGCTGGAACGGACCCTGGACGATTCGGCCGTCCGGCGCATGACCCTGCCGCAGTCGTTCCTCGCGGCCGATGCCTTGCTGTCGCTCTACCTGAATGTCGTGCCCGGCTTGATCGTCCGGCCGAAGGTGGTGGCCCGGAACGTCGAGCGGGAGCTGCCGTTCATGGCGACCGAGGCCGTCCTGATGGCCGGCGTCCGCGCCGGGGGGGACCGGCAGGATCTCCACGAGCGGGTCCGGGTCCACTCGATCGCCGCGGCCGACGCCCTGAAGGACGGGGCCGAGCGGAACGACCTGATCGACCGGCTGAAGGCCGACCCCGCCTTCGCCGCGATCGACCTCGACGCCGCCCTGGACCCCCGCCGGTTCATCGGCCGGTGCCCGGAGCAGGTGACGGCCTTCCTGGCCTCGGAGGTCGCCCCGGTGCGCGATCGCTACCCGAACCTGCTGGGGCAGACCGACCAGGTCCACGTCTGAGCGGTGCGCCTTTGAGTGCGCCCCGTGGTGCGCCTTCGGTGCGCTGGCGGCTGGGGACGATCTCGCTGATCCTGCAACGGGTTGCGATTGTCGGCCCCGGTTCGTTTCGGGCACTGTCGCATTCGGGCTGTTGCACGCTGGGTCCGGGTTGACAGTTTTCGGCGCTGAACTTCGGCGTTGTCTCGACGTAACCGCTTGCAGTCCCAGGTGTTGGCTGCGCCGAAAAAGAGGCGAGGAACTGTCCAAACTGTCATCTCGGTCTCCCCGTCGATGCGACAGTGCCTTCGTTTCGGGAATTGTGATCGCCGGGCCTGGCTTTGTTTCGTCGTGCGTGCCAGGGCCGGGGAGGCGGCTCGATCGCAGTCTCCCCGTCGGCGTCCTCTCGGCGGAAAGTGCGCTCCTGGATTCGGTCTTGGTGCGCCTCGGGTGCGCTGCGCGTCGTTTGACGTTTGCTCCATCCTGAAACGAGGTTACACCGATTGCCCTCGGTTCGTTTCGGTGTTTCGTCCGCCAATCGAAGCGCCTTGGATCGGGGGACGGAGCCGTCTCCGACCAAGGAGATTCGACCGAACCAGTGCGCGGGCCGGTGCGCCCTTGGTGCGCCGGGGGGACAGGACGCTATCCCTGATCTTGAAAGGAGTTCTGTCGCTCCTGGGCCGTTCGTTTCGGGAATCGGCCTCTTTGCGATTCGCTTCGTTTCGCGCGACGCATCACGCGAGCCGACCGTGTCGCACCGCCTCCAGGGTTCCCGACGCGCGCGTTGGCAGGTGGAAGGAAAGGGGATGCCCATGTCGAGTTGCCAAAGAAACACAGGACGCCCAGGGCCCCCGATCCGACATCGAGGCCGGTCCAGGACACACGATCGGGCCGCGAGGAATCGGTTTCAACTGCTCCCTGTCTCTTGAAATCATCAGGAATTGAGGGCGGGAGAGTCACACAAACTCGCGAATTGGGAGAAATTCTCGCGAAACGTGATGCGTGAATGTACGACGCAGGGGTCCGGGTCGCTTCGTCAGAGTGGCGTGGGCCGGACGATCCTACGGACGACTCCGGACGCTTTGCCGAGTGTCCAACGGGGAGCGAAACGATCTCCTCCGCCACGCCGAATCCGGATGCCGACTCGTACGCGATTACAATTCGTGATTGTCCACAGTACTGTAAAAATTCGCTTGCAGGGTCCGAATTCTCTCGGGATGATCGGGAGATTCAGTGGAATTCTGTGGACGAATGGGCGTCTTTGGAATACAGAATTTAGTTCGTCTACAACACGTTAGGCGTTGCTAACCCTCTACATGTCGAAGCAAGGTAAGCCATACGAGCGGGTGGTGGCCACCGTTCTTGAGGCCTTTGACCAGCGTGCTAGTGTCACCCACGGAAGGTGGGTCATAGGTCCGGACGGTCGGCGCGAGATCGACGTATTGATTGAGGGAACCGTCGATGGCGTACCCGTGAAAGGTCTTGTCGAGTGCAAGGACTTCAACCCTCGAAGACCGGTCGGTATCGCATACGTGGACGCCCTAGACTCCAAGCGCCACGATCTGCGCGCGGACTTCACAATGCTTTGTAGCAACGCCGGTTTTACCGCAGACGCTGTTCGAAAGGCGAAGCGATTGGGAATTGCCTTAGCCGGCGTGATGAAGAAAGGAGACGCACGATTAAGATTCTCAGTCATTGACGAAATCTATATCCGCAAAGTGCAGCTACAGAGATTGTCAATTAGGCTCATGGGACCGGATCCCATTCACTTGGCTAACGTCCCCTTATACGACATCCTATGGAACGGCATGCCTGTAGCAAACTGGATTCACCATCGCATTATACTTTTGCTTGGCTTTAATCCGATTGTTGCGGGCACCTTTAGAGTCACACACAATCTCCTTGAGCCGCAAATTTTCACTTGGCCCGGCGGCGAAGCAACGGTGACAAACTTTGACTTCGCTTTCACCCTGGTAGGGGGGTGGTTCACGCAGCGAGTCGAGATTGACTCCACTGCGGCAATCTACGATTGGATTCGTCGGCGTGTACGCATGACGCCTGGTGACGGTCAGCTCGTTTATCGAAATGTTAATTTTGATGGGGGCACGCCTGTCATCCATCCCCCAGATATGGAGTTTCTGCGTGAGCGATTCTTAGAGGGCGAGACAGAGATGAAATTGCTGATACTCGAAAATTTAGATCGGCGAGAGCCTGTCCCCGATCTCGATGCTCACGTAGAGCCGGCTGATCTCGAACTGTTCATAGAGGGCCTCAAGGACGAGATCGATAATTCTTCGCTAGGTGGCTCGGACAACGCCCCGCGTTGAGGGTGTCCGATAATTCATTGACATAAGGGCTTGGACCTCCTTCGGGCCGGTTTGTCGTGGGGACGACAACCTCAACCGAAGAAGTTTCAAGCCCTTATGTCAATGAATTATCGGACACCCTCAGCGTGCCGCTGTCCAGGCCACCCGCGGGAGAGCGCAGATTGCCCTCCAGCCAGCCGTCCTCGATTAATTCTCATTCGCCTCCTGAGCCGGACGACCGAGATGCAGCAATGACCCGGACGAAGTCAGCTAGGTTGTTGGTCTCGGAGGCAGTCATGTCGGATCGGATCTTGACTTCCAGCACGACATTCCGTCTAACGGGAAAATAATAAACGTCCATGGAATCATCGAAGCTCGGCTCTGCAGTATCACCTCCCAATTTTTCAGCTTCCTTGTACTTCTCTTTGCGATCGAGGATTTCGTCAGGTGTGACCGAATTAACCCTTGCGAGTACTTCTTGGGCAATCTCCCGAGCGGAGTAGCTCCACTTCAACCGAGTCTGCTCAAGAGGCCGCCCACGCTGATAGCTCCCACAGCCAGCCTCGTCGAATACTTTGAGAGCGGACTCCAATTCCGGAAACTGAAATTGATAACCTCGGGCTGCCAGATCCGCCGTGAGGTTTCCAACCTTAGTTTCTCGATTTCTCGGATCTCGTTGCCGATCGGCCAAATAGTCGATAATCGCAGGAAATGCTCCTCCGTTCGAATACGAATGAACCAAGGGAGCCCATTTGAACTCTACGCTGGTCATAGCGGTCTCCAATCTAGACAATATAAGGTGTTCTTTTTCAGTCAGTCACTGCTAAGTTGCCGCAACAATTCTATTATCTCGATTGTAGCGACTTAGTCAAGAGCTATCTCTGTGTTAACAGAGAATAATCACGGGACGAAGCTGAGGGCTCCGGGCCAGGGCATTGGCCGCTCCCCCGCCTAACCGGCGGGGTGGCACTGGCGGGTGAAAGGTGCTGATGTCTGGGCGCCACTGGCTCTGCCAGTGCTCCGGTCCGGTCCGGCACTGGCAGAGCCAGTGGCACCCGGCGTGCTGCGGTTTGGGCTACTCGCGGGCCGAGGGGATCGCCGTCCCGCCGGGGCGTGCGACCCTGCCCGTTCCCGGACGGTCGAGCGGGCGACCGAGCCGGGAACTGCGACGATGTTGATTCCTGGCCACATGCCGCCCGGGGTGGAGGGGGGACGCGTAGGGAATGTGATGGGGGAATGACCGGATTCGCGACGACGGGGAGGCCTGGGGCTCCGGGCACCGATCCCCGCGGGTCGTGTCGTCGGGTGACGGATCTGGGCGACTCGTCATGAGGTGGTGGGGATCGAGTGGCCGATCGGGCGGATCGGATCGCGGGGGGGATGGCCATGGGCGGCATGACGAGCGAGCGGAGGAAATGGCTTCGATATGAGCCGAGGGAGCGCCGTGTGCACCTGGGATGGTGGCAGGGCGAGAGGTTTCGGACCACGACGGCCCGGCTGAGGGACGTGGGCCGGGGAGGGGCCACGGTGGAGGCCGACGGCTTGCTGCCGGAGGGGGTGTCGGCGTGGATCTGCTCGATCCTGGACGATGCGGGGGGCTGGATCGAGGCCGTGGTGCGCCCGGTCTTCCGACGCCCGAGGGGGCCGCACCGGTTCCGCCTGGTCTTCCGGGACACCTCGGCGGCCGAGGCCTTTCTGGAGGCGGTTACCCAGCGGTCGACGAGGCCGAACGACTTCCCCTGGACCGAGGCGATCGAGCTGCTGGGCCTGAATTGGCCCTGCTCGACGGACGAGGTGCGGCGGGCCTTCCACACGCTCGCCCTGCGCGACCATCCCGATCGGGGCGGAACCACTGAGCGCTTCGTCCGGCTCAAGGACGCCTACGCGACGGCGATGTCGCGGTGCCGTGACCTCGCCCGATGACCGGGGCCGAGGGCAAGGGCCTCGGCGGTCGCCCGCTGCCAGGGCTCACGGCGGAAATGTTCGTTCGTTTTGCAGAGTTTAAACGCTTACGAGTGTTGAAATTCGAATGCCACTCCCCCGAGTCTCGTTGCGTGCCTCCCTGGTCGGGATCGCTGTGGTCACCTTTGACCTATTCGGGGGGCTCGCCCTGTTGCCGGATTAACAAGGCTGCCGCCGATGCGTTGAAGATTATCATGCGAAATGGAACGCGTACGACGAAGACTACAAAGGCGTTTGGTGACGGAGTCGAATTCAAACTGCCCAACGGGCTGGTCGCGCGATTCAACGCGGTGACAAATGAGTTTAATGGCTTCTTGGGACGCGGACGATGAGCGATTACAAAACACTGATAGCGAGTACGCCGCTCGTCAGAGAGATCGAGAGTACGACTACGACTGGTGATATCGACTACGATGGCACCGCACTGGAAATCGCAGCCATTAATGGCGATGAGCTATTCCATGTGGTTGTCGACGAGAATGGCGAATCTCAATTCTTATTCTTTCGATCGGAGGGAAACTACCGAATCCCAGTGGCTGTCATGGAGCGAATCATCGAAGCTGCAAAACAGCACGTGCGAGTTACTGGATGATGGCCAAGAACTGTCTTCCGATTGGCTGGGTGGCCCGGCCAACGCCCCGCGCGGTCTGGGTCGCGAAGCGAGACGAAGCGTTCAGGAGAAGCCGGGCTTGAATGAGGGGCGAGGGTGCGTCTTCGGCCTCGTGCGGCTTCGCCGCCCGGACAGCGTGCCGCTGTCCGGGCCACCCGCGCGGGAGATAAGCCTTGCCTCACCGCCGGCAGGAGCCGCATGGGCCAGCCGACCCCTCGCCCGGGGTCCGCTGGCGCGGAACCCGGGGCACCCGGCGCGGCGGATGGGCTCGCTTGCTCGTCAACCGGGATGGCGAAGCCGCAAGAGGCTTGGGGGCGCCTCTTCGTGGCCTCTCGTCGCTCGGCGACCTCGGTTTGCGTTGGTCTGGGGACGAAGTCGATCGAGGAAGAGGTTCGACATTCTGACAGGAGGTTTTGGAGGCGTGCGAATCGCGTTGGGGAGTCGGCCCTGCGAAGGGGGCGATCGGGCTTGAGCGGTTTGCGGATCCGGGGTAAAGAGGGCGTCTTCACATTTCCTTCGCACGTCTGGGCCAGGCACCAACGGATTGGCATCGTTCGCGGAGCGGATGTCGATCGGTCGACGGACGGGGCCCGGACGGAGTCTTATGACGGATTTCCGAAGCAGGCGGAGACGACGCATCGCCGGGGTGATCGCCGCTGCGCTGCTGGCCTGGCCCGAGGGGGGGATCGGCCAGGAGCCGACGGTCGAGGAGCGTCTGCGCCGCCTGGAGGAGATGAATACGAGCCTGATGGAGCAGAATCGGCTGCTGCTGGAACGGCTCGATGCGCTCTCGACGAAGTACGACGAGGTGATGCGGGTGGTCGGGCCGAGCCTTGACCCCGCCGTTGAGCCGGCGCAGGAGCCGGGCTTGCCGCCGATCCCGGGCCCGAGCCCGATCGGCCCGATGGGGGAGCCGGCGACCCCCGTCACGCCGGAGGAGGTCCCCGAGGTAGGGGGGACGCCGGCCCTACCGATGCCCGCGCCGGCCGGGGTCGGCGGCGGGGCGTTCCGTGCCTATCAGACCGAGATTCTTGGCCCTCGAGGGGAGCCGGCCACCCAGACCGACGGCCGGGACGCGCCGATCGAGCCGCCCGAGGAGGGGGAGAAGTTTCCGCTGGATGCGTTTTACGACGAGGGGTTTGTCCTCGGTTCGGACGACGAGAAGGTTCCTTATCTGCTGAAGACGAACATCCGGATGCAGTTCCGGCATACGGGATTTCGCCGGTCTCGGCTGTTCTGGATCGACTCGGCCGGGATCGTGCGGCCGATCCGGAATCGCCAGGACTTTGAGATCGAGCGGGGTCGGCTGTCGTTCGAGGGGTTCTTCTATGATCCGGACTTGCAATATTATCTGAACCTCGATTTTGACACCGATGACCAGCACGTGGTGATCGCGCACGACTTCTGGATCAACTACCGGTTCAACCGGGCGCTGGATGTTTATATCGGCAAGGCATTCGTGCCGGGGAGCCGATCGTGGCTGGAGGGCTCGACGCGGACCCAGTTCGCTGACCGGCCGATGGCCACGACCTT
Coding sequences:
- a CDS encoding restriction endonuclease yields the protein MATVLEAFDQRASVTHGRWVIGPDGRREIDVLIEGTVDGVPVKGLVECKDFNPRRPVGIAYVDALDSKRHDLRADFTMLCSNAGFTADAVRKAKRLGIALAGVMKKGDARLRFSVIDEIYIRKVQLQRLSIRLMGPDPIHLANVPLYDILWNGMPVANWIHHRIILLLGFNPIVAGTFRVTHNLLEPQIFTWPGGEATVTNFDFAFTLVGGWFTQRVEIDSTAAIYDWIRRRVRMTPGDGQLVYRNVNFDGGTPVIHPPDMEFLRERFLEGETEMKLLILENLDRREPVPDLDAHVEPADLELFIEGLKDEIDNSSLGGSDNAPR
- the purB gene encoding adenylosuccinate lyase, coding for MDRHQTYENPLISRYATRPMAELWSSDRKFSTWRRLWVALARAEQGLGLPISDAQIAAMEAKVDAIDFDLARSYEKKLRHDVMAHVHTFGDAVPEAKGIIHLGATSCYVTDNTDAILLRDGLAMVRDRLVGAIDALASFADRWKDEPCLGYTHYQPAQLVTVGKRATLWCQDLLMDLTEVERRIGDVRFLGVKGTTGTQASFLDLFDGDHAKVEELDRRVAAAFGFKGSFPVTGQTYPRKLDSLVVSALVALAESAHRFGNDLRLLAHEKELEEPFEANQIGSSAMAYKRNPMRAERMCSIARFLMAQQAAVSQTAATQWLERTLDDSAVRRMTLPQSFLAADALLSLYLNVVPGLIVRPKVVARNVERELPFMATEAVLMAGVRAGGDRQDLHERVRVHSIAAADALKDGAERNDLIDRLKADPAFAAIDLDAALDPRRFIGRCPEQVTAFLASEVAPVRDRYPNLLGQTDQVHV
- a CDS encoding porin, with product MTDFRSRRRRRIAGVIAAALLAWPEGGIGQEPTVEERLRRLEEMNTSLMEQNRLLLERLDALSTKYDEVMRVVGPSLDPAVEPAQEPGLPPIPGPSPIGPMGEPATPVTPEEVPEVGGTPALPMPAPAGVGGGAFRAYQTEILGPRGEPATQTDGRDAPIEPPEEGEKFPLDAFYDEGFVLGSDDEKVPYLLKTNIRMQFRHTGFRRSRLFWIDSAGIVRPIRNRQDFEIERGRLSFEGFFYDPDLQYYLNLDFDTDDQHVVIAHDFWINYRFNRALDVYIGKAFVPGSRSWLEGSTRTQFADRPMATTFFRPDRSVGIWALGEPVEKVFYRVMLANGFDTADLTFEEINEQPAYSGSLWSEVIGDFGRGFSDLEWHERLAVRLGNSLTYAPGSPAAIFFQPVSEQNFVRLSDGTPLFEPGALAPGVTVNDFDITLYAIDAALKYRGLSINAEYYLRWLNDIQGDGPLPITRLFDHGYYVQGGYFVLRERVELIARHSQVNGRFGSGAEYALGMNWFINRTHYLKFTFDATWLDAIPAQNSGPNYRAGDSGIMFRSQLQLAF
- a CDS encoding DUF1731 domain-containing protein, which produces MTSVEFKWAPLVHSYSNGGAFPAIIDYLADRQRDPRNRETKVGNLTADLAARGYQFQFPELESALKVFDEAGCGSYQRGRPLEQTRLKWSYSAREIAQEVLARVNSVTPDEILDRKEKYKEAEKLGGDTAEPSFDDSMDVYYFPVRRNVVLEVKIRSDMTASETNNLADFVRVIAASRSSGSGGE
- a CDS encoding J domain-containing protein; protein product: MADRADRIAGGMAMGGMTSERRKWLRYEPRERRVHLGWWQGERFRTTTARLRDVGRGGATVEADGLLPEGVSAWICSILDDAGGWIEAVVRPVFRRPRGPHRFRLVFRDTSAAEAFLEAVTQRSTRPNDFPWTEAIELLGLNWPCSTDEVRRAFHTLALRDHPDRGGTTERFVRLKDAYATAMSRCRDLAR